From the Toxoplasma gondii ME49 chromosome VIIa, whole genome shotgun sequence genome, one window contains:
- a CDS encoding hypothetical protein (encoded by transcript TGME49_202990): MVESNVGARKWNKGSEKNGSDRTAYAPPSRATRYAPSASPLSSVLHFPSSISSPSSRVSCSSRPSASSSPNGIKKKVDAASCSSVAHNSGSCIRTEDRRQGEEKSTTTANLHMVDERTIMREEHSPICITNDDSQFSRDETERTQPGCSELLHTTEKSHGEAPLRKRSASQENITTNGGESSNDDKGSEKDTVSRQQERKSPLQDGRTGDAFVCVQLEGSSRQRDLQGITGNDAFRRCPSRATPASQPTKHQILLRLVFEDFRGPVA, translated from the coding sequence ATGGTTGAGAGTAATGTAGGAGCCAGAAAATGGAACAAAGGAtcggagaaaaacggaagtGACAGAACCGCCTATGCGCCTCCATCACGCGCAACCAGATATGCCCCTTCTGCCAGTCCACTTTCCTCTGTGCTTCATTTTCCTTCCTCGAtatcttctccttcctctcgtgtctcttgcTCAAGCCGACCTtcggcctcttcctctcctaaTGGTATCAAAAAGAAGGTAGACGCAGCTTCCTGCAGCAGTGTCGCCCATAATAGCGGTTCATGTATACGTACGGAAGACCGAaggcaaggagaggaaaaatcTACCACGACAGCTAATCTACACATGGTGGACGAAAGAACTATTATGCGTGAAGAGCACTCGCCAATATGTATCACAAACGATGACAGTCAATTCAGCCGAGATGAGACAGAGCGCACGCAGCCCGGTTGCAGTGAACTGTTGCACACTACAGAAAAGTCTCATGGTGAAGCGCCGTTGAGGAAGCGCTCGGCGTCCCAAGAAAACATTACCACTAATGGAGGAGAAAGTTCAAACGACGACAAAGGTTCGGAGAAAGACACGGTATCAAGGCAGCAGGAGCGCAAATCCCCTTTGCAAGACGGTAGAACTGGAGACGCGTTTGTTTGTGTACAACTGGAAGGGTCATCCAGGCAACGGGACCTGCAGGGCATTACGGGGAATGACGCGTTTCGGCGCTGTCCTTCCCGGGCCACTCCAGCGTCCCAACCAACGAAACACCAGATTCTTCTCCGGCTAGTATTTGAAGATTTCCGTGGTCCTGTAGCGTAG
- a CDS encoding hypothetical protein (encoded by transcript TGME49_202980) — protein MGTLKAPDRLRGRKAASSVPSPSRPSVSSSSDDAALATLLKERQVFKRTEELLRKRAQEAETLQDEGEDMENSASSRKRDEEDDFLLSNSEGSAAGSPLLLSRCSPFDADAALDCLHLLRQGLDSQTGVPAVQGKGDQTNLLTTSLHTLLMCVCKEAASCSEAPDNERTRRITTGLSLLFALLVDEGLPQSPAERHRKCHEDAALLDNLLKAIEAVSSFMQAASPRPLLLLLHALRRMYVPSQGADEQEQTTCGCLPTRAVWTCLLHLLTEDPRASVRWLARQVALHFLRLATQQVTAQTSNVSQALGDRKKKKARDSLQTCLYVLDRWLRHLDFSVVPDSVASRASASSALTAGDEGSSQKASSVPASMRLQRSLPFFHRCLPPLLCLESVQSEDEKRSVTADSRASLPQQPHKAAEALCIHLAFLSRKAGRTPAAADALRCVAAVIRDLRRFRGNLEQTNNGDSSASVSSKETNRRMGDDRSGGRQATTGSAFSLTVQLLPALLQQQRAQGAQRGLWDELGGEKGKGSGAVLQGAVQYATAWLDAVTATTAALMHWAGEAREAWTPPQAVGEAPLDGCNRGETSGVTNQEEENLDETLLLQQLEKLSLGGSGSDAQIKTLIKDSEGFPLSSSSAASVSLSSYRLSICMQASERVFRSLRRVLESETDPSILGAASVAGRRLIEASGAASVPAFPAAVPFGLSLLHFRHKRRLAEGLEASRALFAALEAVACKQFLVCSLHPELERFRRPLVGDRGMGKLTSSSSQEFDGKCLPQFLHKFLDIYRPCFTPLLRQIVSLLAVVETGEEPEQVTERQDEKKRVERKTKTVEEIFGLAKDNRARTDLRQHDVLPYRGRIRVAFSAALRAFKARTVLTDPHLLPIRPRIPLSRDLSPQQLGFLLERCPVTNAWALPLLPRLLGRDELHFFSSHFLQLARLLQQQTAEKAKTSPLEARELCRVGQQLWSLLPGFSYDPIDLATGVAEEDFSLMKNMIQFLHDPVLREEICSTIRNLSNAAISESDVASIRDDDEDDDKQQRLEKEERDDAEKDVMSVLCRVTKPCGKESMQACGSQLMGFLVVRFLQVQKVSLKNDEEAAGERALAAMLLGEKEDLEQLTQSAKMKATQHLLDAIKAYAPLCPPELLHANVRRFTSAFLRRANEAAGLSAPSAAAPVTMGVAECSALVDITDALHPFLPSSVGLEVVDSLRTLVAVCAQGLEKAGSGYSEQSIDLVETEKRGKNSDACRTEDNGAVLRALLRRGYKALKHVFERSASSSRASSLADGSASESCCFLRRQELEILWEILAKTRTVSCGTAAEKPRLGCLRAFVECLTLSAQTAEDSEDASTQAFWESFLVDRVFPTVVPEIILSLKSLNRLVRETAFCSLSGLCDACDGDSEKLSRLVILIATGLGGGTGVTARGGTAEPPLLKTAAVLALSRVIFSYADQMDGALIKQIAEVVLLLLQDRDKQVFLAALRFARVIAHVFDGQALERFLPAMLCALNNKHAIRAKMKIRRLVEKLLKKLGEAAVKEAFPSEHLPLLRHLQKSVRKQQLRELLVNKALQEGLSWDELVFKPGDDGEDENKNAGRRQAKKENNAFSKMMEEDDEEDEDDEDRPSAAKKAAARKRGANAELQGEEEEVAEEQTENKDGSTSFSAMTQLLDAFEEEDDSDTEGRRNRNRKRRRAASGDQAMESDVMLLEDNAGELPLDFCSPGAAHRIILNQPLSKHRRRLTTEVERKTVANLTWNEEGRLVIPEDEDEESDKDPGFTIGKASSVSKRSAARRVEGGSKSSSTSLLAKNRKAPETGGQRKNLSCLAARRAAMKTAKKERRRGHFVQKSGDEFKAKKARGDVKQNNKVEPFAYIRLNRVMLREKHRPQALQSLATLVKKRRGGDDKGKSKTGVRKPMNKARKGRR, from the exons ATGGGGACTCTGAAGGCTCCGGATCGCCTAAGGGGCCGGAAAGCTGCCTCGTCTGTTCCGTCACCTTCTCGTCCATCAGTATCCTCTTCATCGGACGATGCAGCTCTTGCAACGCTGCTGAAGGAACGACAGGTCTTCAAGCGCACGGAGGAGCTGCTGCGGAAGCGGGCtcaagaagcagagaccCTTCAagatgaaggcgaagacATGGAAAACAGCGCTTCCTCTCGTAAGcgggatgaagaagacgacttccttctctccaatTCCGAGGGCTCCGCTGCGGGTTCTCccctgctcctctctcggtgCAGTCCTTTCGACGCAGATGCCGCCCTAGACTGCTTACACCTCCTGCGACAGGGTCTGGACAGCCAGACCGGCGTGCCGGCGGTACAGGGAAAAGGCGACCAGACTAATCTCCTCACTACTTCTCTCCATACTCTACTGATGTGCGTATGCAAAGAGGCAGCGTCCTGCTCGGAGGCTCCTGACAACGAAAGGACGCGCCGCATCACGACcggcctctcccttctctttgctctcctcgtcgacgAGGGACTTCCTCAGTCTCCGGCTGAGCGCCACAGAAAGTGCCACGAAGACGCAGCTCTCCTCGACAATTTGTTGAAGGCAATCGAAGCGGTGAGCTCGTTCATGCAGGCCGCATCTCCCCggccgctgcttctcctaCTTCACGCACTTCGCCGCATGTACGTCCCCTCGCAAGGCGCAGACGAGCAGGAACAAACGACATGCGGGTGCCTGCCTACCAGAGCTGTCTGGACGTGTCTGCTTCACCTCCTCACAGAGGATCCCCGCGCCTCTGTTCGCTGGCTGGCGAGACAGGTCGCCTTGCACTTTCTGCGCCTCGCCACCCAACAAGTCACTGCACAGACCTCGAACGTAAGCCAGGCTTTGGGGGAtaggaagaaaaaaaaggcacGCGACTCCCTCCAGACCTGTTTATATGTCCTCGATCGGTGGCTTCGTCACCTtgacttctctgtcgtccCGGATTCCGTAGCTAGCCGGGCCTCAGCATCCTCAGCATTGACCGCAGGCGACGAGGGCAGCTCTCAGAAGGCGTCGAGTGTCCCTGCGTCCATGAGACTCCAGAGAagtcttcccttctttcaCCGGTGTCTACCGCCTCTGCTTTGCCTAGAAAGCGTCCAGagtgaagacgagaagcgctCTGTGACTGCCGATAGCCGGGCTTCCTTGCCTCAGCAACCCCACAAAGCCGCGGAGGCGCTCTGCATCCACCTggctttcctctccagaaAGGCCGGGCGGACGCCAGCTGCCGCCGATGCGCTGCGGTGCGTGGCTGCGGTGATTCGCGACTTGAGACGCTTTCGCGGGAACCTCGAGCAAACGAACAATGGCGACTCTTCggcctctgtgtcttcgaAGGAGACCAACAGAAGGATGGGAGACGACCGCTCTGGTGGAAGGCAAGCGACGACTGGGTCTGCCTTTTCACTGACAGTTCAGCTCCTACCAGCGCTGCTTCAGCAACAACGCGCACAGGGCGCGCAGAGGGGGCTCTGGGACGAACTCGGAGGCGAAAAGGGGAAAGGCAGTGGCGCCGTTCTTCAGGGAGCTGTCCAGTATGCAACCGCGTGGCTAGACGCTGTGACGGCGACCACAGCCGCGCTCATGCACTGGGCCggggaggcgcgggaggcgTGGACGCCCCCCCAGGCAGTCGGTGAGGCTCCGTTGGATGGCTGCAACCGAGGCGAAACTTCTGGTGTCACGAAtcaagaagaggagaatcTGGACGAGACCCTCTTGCTCCAACAACTTGAGAAATTGTCTTTGGGAGGAAGCGGTAGCGACGCCCAAATCAAGACCCTAATAAAGGACTCCGAGGGATTCCCGCTgtcctcgtcttcagccgcgtctgtctcgctgtcgtCTTACCGTCTGTCCATCTGTATGCAAGCATCCGAGCGGGtcttccgttctcttcgcAGAGTCCTCGAATCGGAGACGGATCCGTCCATTCTGGGCGCGGCCTCTGTAGCCGGGCGACGGCTTATAGAAGCGTCTGGTGCCGCGTCAGTGCCTGCATTCCCAGCCGCTGTTCCTTTCggtctctcgctgctccaCTTCCGCCACAAGCGGCGACTTGCGGAAGGTCTGGAAGCTTCTCGGGCCCTCTTCGCCGCTCTCGAGGctgttgcatgcaagcagTTTCTGGTGTGCTCGCTGCACCCGGAGCTCGAGCGCTTCAGACGGCCCCTGGTAGGCGACCGCGGAATGGGCAAGCTGACCTCTAGTTCCTCCCAGGAATTCGACGGCAAATGTCTGCCCCAGTTTCTCCACAAGTTCCTAGACATCTACAGACCTTGCTTCACGCCTTTGCTTCGACAGATCGTTAGCTTGCTCGCTGTTgtggagacgggagaggagcCAGAACAGGTGACGGAGAggcaagacgagaagaagagagtggagaggaagaccaaGACTGTAGAGGAGATTTTCGGGCTCGCAAAGGACAATCGAGCGCGGACCGATCTTCGGCAGCACGATGTCCTGCCTTACAGAGGCCGGATTCGCGTCGCATTTTCAGCAGCCTTGCGTGCCTTCAAGGCGCGCACGGTTCTGACTGATCCCCACCTGCTCCCAATTCGACCTCGGATTCCTCTTTCGCGAGACTTGTCCCCTCAGCAACTTGGGTTTCTATTGGAACGGTGCCCTGTCACCAACGCATGGGCACTGCCTCTACTGCCCCGCTTGCTTGGTCGCGACGAGCTgcacttcttctcctcgcacTTCCTGCAGCTGGCGCGACTCTTGCAGCAGCAAACTGCcgagaaagcaaagacaagTCCCCTCGAGGCGCGCGAGCTCTGCCGTGTAGGCCAGCAGCTGTGGAGCTTGCTACCTGGTTTCTCATACGATCCAATTGACCTTGCGACTGGTGTGGCGGAAGAGGACTTCTCGCTCATGAAAAATATGATTCAGTTCCTTCATGACCCTGTGCTTAGGGAGGAAATCTGCTCCACAATCCGGAACCTTTCGAATGCGGCCATTTCTGAAAGCGACGTGGCGAGCAtcagagacgacgacgaggacgacgacAAGCAACAGAGActcgaaaaagaggaaagagatgatgcagagaaggacgTGATGAGCGTGCTCTGCAGGGTAACGAAACCATGCGGAAAGGAGTCGATGCAGGCGTGTGGATCGCAGCTCATGGGATTCTTGGTCGTTCGTTTTTTGCAAGTCCAAAAAGTCTCCCTGAAGAATGATGAGGAAGCTGCGGGGGAACGGGCCCTGGCTGCGATGCTtctgggagagaaagaagatctCGAGCAACTCACGCAGAGCGCGAAAATGAAGGCAACACAGCACCTGTTGGACGCTATCAAG GCGTAtgcgcctctctgtccgcCGGAgctcctgcatgcaaatgtgCGGCGCTTCACATCTGCGTTCCTCCGACGAGCCAACGAGGCCGCAGGTCTGTCTGCTCCGTCTGCCGCTGCTCCTGTCACCATGGGTGTGGCGGAATGCTCGGCACTCGTCGACATCACAGACGCGCTGCACCCCTTTCTCCCAAGTTCTGTCG GTCTAGAAGTCGTCGACAGCCTGCGAACTCTGGTCGCCGTGTGCGCCCAGGGTCTGGAGAAGGCTGGCTCTGGGTATTCAGAACAGAGTATCGATCTCGTTGAAACCGAGAAACGTGGAAAGAACTCCGACGCATGCCGAACAGAAGACAACGGTGCCGTGCTTCGTGCGCTCCTCCGCCGCGGCTACAAAGCTCTCAAGCATGTTTTTGAAAGGtcggcgtcttcctcgcgtgCTTCCTCTTTGGCCGATGGCTCTGCCTCTGAGTCGTGTTGCTTCCTGCGAAGGCAAGAGCTTGAGATTTTGTGGGAGATTCTGGCAAAGACTCGCACTGTCTCCTGTGGGacggctgcagagaagccaCGCCTTGGATGCTTACGCGCATTCGTCGAATGCCTTACACTGTCTGCACAGACAGCCGAGGACAGCGAGGACGCAA GCACTCAAGCATTCTGGGAATCTTTTCTCGTGGACCGCGTTTTCCCGACAGTCGTTCCGGAGATCATTCTTTCACTAAAGAGCCTCAATCGGCTTGTTCGAGAAACGGCGTTCTGCTCCCTTTCTGGTTTGTGCGACGCCTGCGATGGAGACTCGGAGAAAC TGAGTCGCCTCGTCATATTGATTGCCACAGGGCTTGGTGGCGGCACAGGGGTCACAGCTCGTGGAGGCACCGCCGAACCTCCGCTCCTCAAGACCGCAGCAGTCCTTGCACTCAGCAGAGTTATTTTCAGCTACG CCGACCAAATGGACGGTGCTCTGATCAAGCAGATCGCGGAGGTGGTTCTCCTGTTGCTGCAAGATCGAGACAAGCAAGTCTTCTTGGCAGCACTTCGTTTCGCCCGG GTTATTGCTCATGTGTTCGACGGACAGGCGTTGGAACGCTTCCTGCCGGCAATGCTTTGCGCACTCAACAACAAACACGCCATTCGAG CCAAGATGAAGATCCGGCGGTTGGTCGAGAAGCTTCTAAAGAAGCTG GGCGAAGCTGCAGTGAAAGAAGCCTTTCCATCGGAGCATCTGCCCCTCTTGCGCCACCTTCAAAAGAGCGTTCGCAAACAGCAGCTCCGAGAACTCCTCGTCAATAAGGCTCTA CAAGAAGGCCTGTCGTGGGACGAACTTGTCTTCAAGCCTGGCGATGACGGTGAGGATGAAAACAAAAATGCAGGACGAAGACAAgccaagaaagagaacaacgCGTTTTCAAAGATGATGGAAGAggatgacgaagaagacgaagacgatgaG GACCGACCGTCTGCAGCAAAGAAGGCAGCGGCGAGGAAACGTGGAGCAAATGCTGAGTtgcagggagaagaggaagaagtggcagaggagcagacagagaacaaggaTGGCTCAACGTCGTTTTCTGCAATGACACAGTTGCTTGACGCattcgaagaagaggatgacAGTGACACAGAGggacggagaaacagaaacaggaagcGA AGGCGGGCGGCATCAGGTGATCAGGCGATGGAGAGCGACGTGATGCTTCTTGAAGATAACGCAGGAGAACTACCTCTCGACTTCTGTTCGCCCGGTGCTGCCCACCGTATCATTCTCAATCAGCCACTGTCGAAACACCGGCGGCGATTGACCAcagaggtggagaggaaaacggttGCGAATTTGACATGGAACGAGGAGGGTCGGCTGGTTATTCCTGAGGACGAAGATGAGGAAAGTGACAAAG ATCCTGGCTTCACAATAGGCAAGGCGTCGTCTGTGTCGAAGAGATCCGCCGCTCGTCGAGTTGAGGGAGGGAGCAAATCCAGC TCTACCTCCTTGCTGGCGAAGAACCGGAAGGCACCAGAGACAGgcggacagagaaaaaatcTCAGCTGTCTGGCGGCTCGGCGAGCAGCGATGAAgaccgcgaagaaggaacgacgaagagggcATTTCGTGCAGAAAAGCGGCGACGAATTTAAGGCTAAGAAGGCTCGTGGAGATGTCAAACAGAATAACAAAGTTGAACCTTTCGCGTACATCCGCCTGAACCGGGTGATGCTCAGGGAGAAGCACAGGCCACAAGCTCTACAG TCTCTGGCGACActggtgaagaagaggcgcggTGGCGATGACAAGGGCAAATCGAAAACCGGCGTACGAAAACCCATGAACAAGGCACGCAAAGGCCGACGATAA